A genome region from Alkalispirochaeta americana includes the following:
- a CDS encoding glycosyltransferase has protein sequence MTPLPPAVSPAISVIVPALNEGRYLPVLLDSLEKQDFSDYEVIVADAGSTDGTVECALSRNCRVVSGGMPGAGRNAGAAVARGEFFFFIDADVRLPLGFLRNAHEEIERRFIDFATCEIRPLSEVSLDKLLFSFASTITRLTLRTEPRSSGFCLIASRRLFRRVGGFDETIRLGEDHAFGKAAVKYRPLEFLSSVWADVSVRRLEKEGRLAYALKAIQTDLHRRWVGEIRDDFIEYEFAHYDEPPVSAEEAPSETILAKLDRFLLSADEGISTLIANARSRDADPAKGEGEADQALLRDRLQSQFRQISVQLRRRLRRRKRKDP, from the coding sequence ATGACGCCCTTGCCGCCCGCCGTGTCTCCCGCGATCAGTGTGATCGTTCCCGCCCTGAACGAGGGCCGCTATCTTCCTGTTCTGCTGGACAGCCTGGAGAAACAGGATTTTTCCGATTACGAGGTGATTGTGGCCGACGCCGGGTCCACCGATGGAACGGTGGAGTGTGCCCTGAGCCGGAACTGCCGGGTTGTTTCCGGAGGGATGCCCGGGGCAGGCCGCAACGCCGGAGCAGCTGTTGCCAGAGGAGAGTTCTTTTTCTTCATCGATGCCGATGTGCGACTTCCTCTGGGGTTTTTGCGGAATGCCCACGAAGAGATAGAGCGACGTTTTATTGATTTCGCCACTTGCGAGATTCGGCCTCTCTCGGAGGTCTCTCTGGACAAGCTTCTTTTCAGCTTTGCCTCGACCATAACCCGCCTGACCCTGCGGACAGAGCCCCGTTCCTCGGGGTTCTGTCTCATCGCGAGCCGCCGCCTGTTTCGGCGCGTCGGGGGCTTTGATGAGACCATTCGTCTGGGGGAAGATCACGCCTTCGGGAAAGCCGCCGTGAAGTACCGGCCCCTGGAGTTTCTCTCCTCGGTTTGGGCCGACGTAAGCGTGCGGCGTCTTGAGAAGGAGGGGCGTCTGGCCTACGCGCTGAAGGCGATCCAGACTGATCTTCATCGGCGGTGGGTGGGGGAGATCCGGGACGACTTTATCGAATACGAGTTTGCCCACTACGATGAACCGCCCGTCTCAGCTGAAGAGGCCCCCAGTGAGACGATTCTTGCCAAGCTTGACCGGTTCCTTCTGTCTGCCGATGAAGGGATCTCCACGTTGATTGCCAATGCCAGGAGCCGTGATGCTGATCCGGCCAAAGGAGAGGGCGAGGCGGACCAGGCCCTGTTGCGGGATCGGCTTCAGTCTCAGTTTCGGCAAATATCGGTGCAGCTGCGCCGCCGCCTCCGGCGGCGCAAGAGGAAGGACCCCTAG
- a CDS encoding FkbM family methyltransferase, giving the protein MKSSNGEQAGIDGYDDIHENLRYWMNELVGAVPSGRAVIYDIGANDGELTLPFARKPHKVIAFEPGRAARERLLQRVSRQADLQAFTLLPCALGRQPGRAVLDVYSDDTFSSLHERSREDLQRYGLAVTGTEEVTVLALDGLTGVCQKDTRGTGTAESDQTDPFRQALAGVLKEALPSVPEPPLPPPDVVKIDVEGAERDVLEGALETLRDAAPAVVMEYSCVNTAHAGYDRRELLDLLRRAGYRKIFGLYRNKDRRLYGEEAFEDCRIWNIIAFSDRFALPLARAELGTDLPS; this is encoded by the coding sequence TGGGGGCTGTGCCTTCGGGGAGGGCGGTGATCTACGATATCGGTGCCAACGACGGTGAGCTTACGCTTCCCTTTGCCCGAAAACCCCACAAAGTGATCGCCTTTGAGCCGGGCCGGGCAGCCCGGGAGCGGTTGCTCCAGCGGGTATCCCGTCAGGCAGATCTTCAGGCATTCACCCTCCTTCCCTGCGCGCTGGGACGCCAGCCGGGGAGAGCTGTGCTGGATGTTTACAGCGATGACACCTTTTCTTCTCTTCACGAGCGCTCTCGGGAGGATCTCCAACGGTATGGTCTTGCCGTGACGGGGACGGAAGAGGTGACAGTCCTGGCTCTGGATGGGCTCACAGGAGTGTGCCAAAAGGATACCCGGGGGACCGGAACCGCAGAATCGGATCAGACGGACCCGTTTCGCCAGGCTCTCGCGGGGGTCCTGAAGGAAGCGCTTCCCTCTGTGCCGGAGCCCCCCCTGCCTCCGCCTGATGTGGTGAAGATTGACGTGGAGGGGGCCGAGAGAGATGTCCTGGAAGGAGCTCTGGAAACGCTTCGGGACGCCGCTCCGGCGGTGGTGATGGAATATTCCTGTGTCAACACCGCCCACGCCGGCTACGACCGCAGGGAGCTTCTGGATCTGCTGCGCCGCGCCGGGTACCGCAAGATCTTTGGGCTCTACCGCAACAAGGATCGGAGGCTCTACGGCGAAGAAGCCTTTGAAGACTGTCGCATCTGGAATATCATCGCCTTTTCTGACCGCTTTGCCCTCCCTCTGGCCCGGGCAGAGCTTGGCACGGATCTGCCCTCATGA
- a CDS encoding methyl-accepting chemotaxis protein: AGGGEILQALTQMREMTGSVQGGSGEMKSGNDQMLTAMRNVSEITLRSRDAMDTIIASVEQISAAIGDISSVSDVNHSQIEEILRATGELKLASRDTLAPGNTPTSEEASPD, translated from the coding sequence GCCGGAGGCGGCGAGATTCTTCAGGCCCTGACCCAGATGAGGGAGATGACCGGCTCGGTTCAGGGTGGATCGGGGGAGATGAAATCGGGGAACGACCAGATGCTCACGGCCATGCGGAACGTGAGCGAGATCACCCTGCGCTCCCGCGACGCCATGGATACGATCATTGCCAGCGTGGAGCAGATCAGTGCCGCCATCGGCGATATCTCCAGCGTGAGCGATGTAAACCATTCCCAGATCGAGGAGATCCTCCGGGCCACGGGCGAACTCAAGCTGGCATCGCGGGACACCCTGGCACCGGGGAACACTCCGACATCGGAAGAAGCGTCACCGGACTAG